GACGCGAAGCAGCCGGACATCACCTGGGCGAGCGTCGGCTCCCTCGGTCACGTCGAGGAACTGCTGCGGGAGCTGGACGAGTTCCTGTCCTGAACACACCGGGCCACCGACAAAGGAGACATCGACATGACCGAATGCACCGTGCATCAAGCCGCCGAGGCTTTCATCGGCCACCTGCGGGAATCCGGAAAGAAAGAGCGGACCCTTTACACCTACCGGAAGGACCTCGATGTAGTGGAGGCCTTCTTCGGGGCGGATCGCCAGCTCACAGAGATCCGGCTTCCCCAGGTCGGCAAGTTCTACAAGTCCGACCTGCTGCTCAAACTCCCCGACGGCAAGGAGCGGGCTGAACGCACCGTCGCCAAGACCGTCCGGGTGTTCCGCATGATGATGGTATGGGCCAGGGAATCGGGGCGCATCGAGGAGCTGCCGCTGCCCAAGAGCACACCCATGGGTCACAGCAGGGTGAAGGAGTCCAGCGATGAGCAACCGAACGGCTGACCTCGACCTGACGGGCGCGACAGAGGCGTTCTGTGCCCGCCTGTCGGCCGAAGGACGCTCCCCGGCGACCATAGCCGCATACCGCCGGGACCTTGCCCTGGTGGCCCGCGTTGCCGATGAGCTGGCCCCGGGCATCATCTGCCGGGCGATCACGGCCGGGCTCCTCGACCGGGCGTTCTCCGCCGGGGCGGTCACCGAGAGCGGGCGCGGCCCACGCTCGGCGGCCTCGCTCCATCGGATGAAGGCGGCGGTGCGGGCCTTTTTCGCCTGGGCCTCCGAGGCTGGCGTGGTCGATGACAATCCGGCCCGGTCCATCCGCATGCATCGGCTGCCGAGAAAGCTGCCGGTGTTCCTGACCACCGCCGAAAAGAAACGACTGCTCAAGGAACTCAAGGGACGGACCGACTTCTCCGCGCTCCGCGACCGCGCCATGATCGAGGTGCTGCTGGGCACCGGGATCAGGCTTGGCGAGCTGGCCGCGCTCGACATGGATGACATCGACCTCGACGCCAAACATCTGCGGGTGCGGGCCAAGGGGAATGTACCGCAGGTCAAGTTCATCAA
This genomic interval from Desulfocurvus vexinensis DSM 17965 contains the following:
- a CDS encoding tyrosine-type recombinase/integrase; translation: MSNRTADLDLTGATEAFCARLSAEGRSPATIAAYRRDLALVARVADELAPGIICRAITAGLLDRAFSAGAVTESGRGPRSAASLHRMKAAVRAFFAWASEAGVVDDNPARSIRMHRLPRKLPVFLTTAEKKRLLKELKGRTDFSALRDRAMIEVLLGTGIRLGELAALDMDDIDLDAKHLRVRAKGNVPQVKFIKTDLRTLLRRYLAERRRHGHPEMEALFLSNRDGRLCQRQIANRLAHWLRKAGIEKELTPHGLRHTFATHLYGATNDLLVVQRALGHRDVSTTQIYTHLVDGQLEEALERL